The genomic DNA GAAATTTTTGACATTAATCGAGCTGGAGCACGCGCACGTTTATTAGAAAATGGTGCGGCAGTATTTATACCATGTTCACAAATTGTCGATAGCAAAGAACGAATTTCCGCGTCTCGTGAACTTGGAACCATTGAAGTTGATAAAGTCGTAGCGTTTAAGCTTGGTGATATTATGGAGGTAGCACTCGTCAATGTTAGCTTAGAAAACCGAAATATTATTGCGAAGCCAACACAGTATTTTGTTCCACTTGAAGATTAATCAGCATTAATTTCTCAATAAAGAAAGATTAATATTCGTTCTTTTAGAGCTATTCTACGTTGATTTAATTAGATAAAATGCGGCTCAATAACGAGCCGCGTTTCTATTATTATTATGAAATAAATATAATGAACCTAAATCCAAATACATTCATCCGTATCTTTTTCAACCACCTCAATCAATAAAATAGGGTCTTGGCTTTTAGGTACTGAGCCATGAGGCAGCCATATCGTGTGTTTAACCTTAGAGCCTAGGTTACGGACAAACAAACGCCACACCTCTTCATCCTTATCAAAAACCAGTTTTGCGACATCATATATATGGTTGCAATGCAGTGAATCAACAGAAAAGACGGCTTTTGAAAAAACAACATGGATCGCTCCCACGTCAAAGCATGCTTTTCCCTGTGCGACAGGCACACTTTCATTCCGATAATGACAAAGTTCTTCAGCTCTTTTTGTAATACGGCGCCACTCTAATTCGCAAATCATGCTCCACCTCTTTTAAAGAGTATAGAGCTGAAATTTCAAATCACCTCCTTAATTACAAACGAACATATTTCCCACTTTATGTTCGAAAATACGATTAATCTCTGCTTTACCTTACGTTTACTTCTTTTTCAAAGTCACAAAAATGTCACACAACCGACATACAATAAATACACTTTATTTATTCCACTATTCGGAGATCCATATGTTACGAGTGCTACTCGCCACTTTTCTTTCTCTGGTACTAATTTCAATGGCGCAAGCCAAACAAATTACCGTATCAGGTTCTACGTCTGTCACTCGAGTAATGGATGTTCTTGCTGAAAAATATAACCAAAGTCATCCTGACGATTATATTGCGGTTCAAGGGGTAGATTCTACAGCAGGAATTATTTTGGCAATGAAAGGAGTCACTGACTTCGGAATGAGCTCACGATATTTAACCGAAGCGGAAGCAAATGAGAACATTGTCATTGTTCCAATTGCTTTTGATGGACTGGCTGTTGTCACAAATATCGCCAATCCGGTCTCAAATTTAACTCGACAACAGTTAGCAAAAATTTATCTTGGTGAAATAAAAAACTGGAAGGAAATCGGTGGCCATGACCAAGCGATCGCCGTCGTTACTCGTGAAGCGTCATCGGGGTCACGTTATAGTTTTGAGAGCTTGCTTGGTTTAACAAAGGTCGTCAACAACCAAAGCGTATCGAATATCAACCCTAAAAACCTTGTAGTCAACAGCAATGGTATGATGAAAACTCTAATTAATCATAACCCTCAAGCCATTGGATTTATCTCGATGGGATCGGTAGATAAATCAATCAAAGCGATTCAATTTGATAATGTTAAACCCACACAAGATAACATCTCAAGTGGTAGCTACAAATTATCCCGACCTTTTCTACTGATTTATAAAAAAGATCATTTAGAAACTCGCTCTAAAAAATTCTTAGACTATGTAATGTCAGAAGAAGGCCAGTCATTAATTGAAAGCTATGGCTACACTCCAATCAAAAAATAACAACAAAAAGGCCTTACTAATTAGGTAAGGCCTTTTTACAGACTAATACTCGTGTCAGCGTTGTTAATTTTGACCCAATTGAGTTACTGTGTCTGAAAGTGAATCCATACTACTTTGAAACCTACCAGTAACATCTTCTAACGTATCTTGAGCTTCTTCCATATCTCTCAAGTTCAATACATCCAGAATAGGATCTTGATACTTAATACCAATAGCAACACCAACTGCAATCAGTACAAGCCAGAATACTAATTTAGCCATTATTTTCCCTATTTCATACTCCTGAAACAATTGTCAGTAAGTTTACACAAATTAAACACAACGTCTACTCTGACTGATATAAAGAAGTCATATGAATAAATTCACTTGCCTTGGCTTTAACCGATACATTCAAAAAGTGGATATTAAGGAATATTTCAAATATGAATAATGATCCGCTCCAGCTGTTTTGGACACTGAGTTAAGTGAGTACAATCACTAACGAGGTGAACAATGACAACTAAGAAAACTAGAATTAAACATTCCCCTGAATTTAAAGCAGAAGCCCTAAAACTAGCAGAGAGAGTGGGAGTAGCTGCGGCTGCAAGGCAGCTTTCTTTACATGAATCTCAAATCTACGGGTGGCGGAAGAACTCGAAGAAAGACACCAATACTAGTCAGCGAGAACAAGAGCTAGCCGCAGAGGTTGCCAAGCTCAAAAGGCAGTTGGCTGAGCAAGCAGAAGAGCTAGAAATTGTAAAAAAGGCCGCCACCTACTTCGCGAAAAATCTAAAGTAAATTGCTACGAATTTATGCTCGAACACCTGATGTACTTCAATATTGTACGTATGGCTAAGGTATTCGGGGTATCCCGAAGTGGGTTTTATTACTGGGTTAAACATCGCCATAAGGCTAGCCAACGCGAGGCAGTTCGCCAAGAGCTTGATACAAAGGTCAAAGAAGCTTTTGATAACAGCAAAGGCCGAGATGGCTCAAGGCGAATCCAAAAAGAACTGTCTGAGAGCGGTGATAACCACAATGTGAAAACCATTGCGGCCAGTATGAAGCGTCAAGATTTAACGCCGAAAGCGGCACGTAAATTTAAGTGCACGACAGACAGCAAGCATCAAATGCCAGTTGCTCCAAACTTGCTGGCTCAGAACTTTAACGCAGCGGCTCCGAATGAAAAATGGGCGGGAGACATCACCTATGTTGCGACAAGCGAAGGCTGGTTGTACTTGGCAGTAATTATTGACCTTTACTCAAGACAAGTAATCGGATGGTCTATGGATACCAGAATGACGGCTACGCTGGTCTGTGATGCTCTATCAATGGCTTTGTTCCGTCGCGAATTTCCTGAGCAGGTTATCGTTCATAGTGATCGAGGTAGTCAGTACTGCTCAAAAGATTATCGAGACCTCATAACTGTTTATAATCTAAAGCAAAGTATGAGTAGGAAAGGAAACTGCTGGGACAATGCTTGTGTTGAGAGCTTCTTCCATTCGATGAAAGTTGAAGCGATCCAATATGAGCCGATTATGACGAGAGACCAGATGCGTCAAACGATCTTCGAGTACATAGAGGTTGATTATAATCGGACAAGAAGGCACAGTGCTCTTGGGTATCTAAGCCCTGTTAACTTTGAACAGCAAAATGTCGCTTAATGAAGTGTCCAGTCTGGCTGGAGCAGATCATAATGAACACTCCTCAAAAAATGATGCTATCGATACCCTAGTTGAAAAAATTGTTGACCTTACTCCTCCTCAACTTGAGAAGGTTAATAATTATATCGACAAGATGATCCAAGTTGATGA from Vibrio casei includes the following:
- a CDS encoding DUF3024 domain-containing protein, with the translated sequence MICELEWRRITKRAEELCHYRNESVPVAQGKACFDVGAIHVVFSKAVFSVDSLHCNHIYDVAKLVFDKDEEVWRLFVRNLGSKVKHTIWLPHGSVPKSQDPILLIEVVEKDTDECIWI
- a CDS encoding phosphate ABC transporter substrate-binding protein, with translation MLRVLLATFLSLVLISMAQAKQITVSGSTSVTRVMDVLAEKYNQSHPDDYIAVQGVDSTAGIILAMKGVTDFGMSSRYLTEAEANENIVIVPIAFDGLAVVTNIANPVSNLTRQQLAKIYLGEIKNWKEIGGHDQAIAVVTREASSGSRYSFESLLGLTKVVNNQSVSNINPKNLVVNSNGMMKTLINHNPQAIGFISMGSVDKSIKAIQFDNVKPTQDNISSGSYKLSRPFLLIYKKDHLETRSKKFLDYVMSEEGQSLIESYGYTPIKK
- a CDS encoding IS3 family transposase (programmed frameshift), with the translated sequence MTTKKTRIKHSPEFKAEALKLAERVGVAAAARQLSLHESQIYGWRKNSKKDTNTSQREQELAAEVAKLKRQLAEQAEELEIGKKGRHLLREKSKVNCYEFMLEHLMYFNIVRMAKVFGVSRSGFYYWVKHRHKASQREAVRQELDTKVKEAFDNSKGRDGSRRIQKELSESGDNHNVKTIAASMKRQDLTPKAARKFKCTTDSKHQMPVAPNLLAQNFNAAAPNEKWAGDITYVATSEGWLYLAVIIDLYSRQVIGWSMDTRMTATLVCDALSMALFRREFPEQVIVHSDRGSQYCSKDYRDLITVYNLKQSMSRKGNCWDNACVESFFHSMKVEAIQYEPIMTRDQMRQTIFEYIEVDYNRTRRHSALGYLSPVNFEQQNVA